Within Deltaproteobacteria bacterium, the genomic segment TTGCTTCATGCTCACTAACACATCGTAGCCATTAACTTCCGGCATCATCACATCCAAAAGAACAAGAGCGGGCTTATTTGCCTTCTCCAACACCTCCAGCGCCTCCCTTCCACCTGCACAACCCTTGACGACATAGCCCTTATTGGTGAGTATCATTTCAACTAACGCACGCGCATCATCATCATCTTCAACTATCAGTATAAAATTAGACATAATAACGACTGCACCTATGGGAAATCATTTCTATCGGAGTATAAACTCTAACAAACTAGGAGTCCTGAGCCTTAAAACATACTCACATTATCAATAAAGAATCGAAAGAATCAATGCCTTTAA encodes:
- a CDS encoding response regulator; translation: MSNFILIVEDDDDARALVEMILTNKGYVVKGCAGGREALEVLEKANKPALVLLDVMMPEVNGYDVLVSMKQKPETQNIPVIMLTAKSQGDDIISGYQHGADYYIPKPFTSEQLLYGISLFL